The genomic region GCACGTGTTCGCGCCAGGTGCCGGACTTGAGGAACACCGCCTCGCCGGGCTTCACCAGGGACAGGGCTCGCGCCACCGTGCGCAGGGGCAGCGCTTCCGTGCCCGCAGCGGAGTCGTTGCCGCTGGGAGAGACCCAGAGCACGCGCGTGTATTGCGGCTCGGCGGGCGGCGGCGGTTCGGGCTCCTGGGGCTCCTCCGTGGGCGGTGGGTCCACTGGATCCGTGGGGGTGGTGCCGCCGTCCGTGGCGACGCCTCCGTCCTCGTCCGGAGACGTGCCCGCGTCGGTCGGCGTCTGGGGCCGCCCAGGCGGAGTGATGATGGGTGGACCGGATGTGCCCGGAGGTGTGGCTGTCGCGGGCGCGGGCTCGACCTTGCCGGTACAGCCGACGGTGCCCGCGAGCATCCCGGTGGCACAGACGATGGTCGTCAGGGTCTGGCGGAAGCGCATGTGGACTCCTCGTAGGGGTTCACGGCGCGGGGTGCGCTCGCGGGGTCGGCGGGCAACGGGAACATGCGTGCCGGGCATTCCCCGTCAGCCGTGGGCATCACCGCCGCCCGGTCGCAGGGCAGGCGGGCAGGAGTGTGAATCCACGCGGTTGGGCTTGGCGACAGCGGCCCGCGGATGTGCCGGAGGGTGGGCACCGCGCGCAGGACGGGCTTCAAGGCTCCTACCGCGAGGCCCCGTCCCAAGAGCGCGACAAGTTCCGCCGCCGGCCCCGTCCCAGCCACTGCCCGGAGGGGCGACGCGAGCGCCCGGGAAACACGCAGGCCGTGTCCCCCGGCAGGAGGAACACGACCCGGACGCGACGGCGGAGGATGGCTTCAGGGTGAGGTGGAGTCCTGGGCCTTCTGGCCGAGGAGCGCGTCCAGTTCCCCGCGTGCCTCCAGATCGTACAGGTCATCGCAGCCACCGACGTGGCGTCCCGCGATGAAGATCTGCGGCACGGTCTGACGGCCGCAGCGCCGCAGCATCTCCTTGTGACGCTCTTCGTCCGCGGCGACGTCGACCTTCTGGAACTCGCAGCCCTTCTCGTTGAGCAGGTCCATGGCCTGCCGCGAATAAGGGCAGGTGCGCTTCATGTAGACGACGACCTCGAGCATCACGACCTCCTGCATCAAAGGGTGGGGACTCCGTCCACGGTCCGCAACCCGGCACGAGGGCGCTCACGCCCCTGTCCGTTCTCCACGAACAACATCCCCGTGCCTCGCATGGGATGGCATCCCTCCCCTCAAACGGGTGCCCGTCCGGGGTGGAGTGGACAGGTCGCAAGAGGGGAGCGGCGGGAACGGGCGTGCTAGGTAGGAGTCATGTCTCCCCGACGCCCCGAAATCCTCGCCCCCGCTGGTGACCTGGAGTCGTTGCGTGCCGCCCTGGCCAGTGGCGCGGACGCCGTCTACTTCGGGCTCGATGAAGGCTTCAACGCGCGGGCCCGTGCGGAGAACTTCTCGCTCGAGCGGTTGGCTGAGACGGTGGGGCTCATCCACCGGGCCGGCGCGCGCGCCTACGTGACGCTGAACACGCTGGTGTTCGAGCCGGAGCTGCCGGTGGTGGAACACCTGCTGCGCGGCGTGGCGAAGGCCGGGGTGGACGCGCTCATCGTGCAGGACCCGGCGGTGGCGCTGCTGGCGCGAGCCATCTGCCCGCAGCTGGAGCTGCACGCCTCCACACAGATGACGCTGTCCAGCGCGGAAGGGGCGCGGTTCGCCACGGGCCTGGGCTTCACGCGCATGGTGGTGCCGCGCGAGCTGTCGGTGGCGGAGATCCGCCGGCTGGCGTCGCAGACGGACATCGAGCTGGAGGTCTTCATCCACGGCGCGCTCTGCATGTCGTGGAGCGGTCAATGCCTCACGAGCGAAGCGTGGGGCGGACGGTCCGCGAACCGGGGCCAGTGCGCGCAATCGTGCCGGCTGCCGTACGACCTGGTGGTGGACGGCGAGACGCGCGACCTGGGCGAGGTGAAGTACCTGCTCAGCCCCAAGGACCTGGCGGGCGTGCGCGCGGTGCCGGAGCTGGCGGACATCGGCGTGCACAGCCTGAAGATTGAAGGCCGGCTCAAGGGGCCGGCATACGTCTCCAGCACGGTGCAGGGTTATCGCCGCTGGTTGGATGGCGTGATGGTGGGCAAGCCCGACAGCGCGCGGCTGGCGAAGGACCTGGCGGAGATGTCGCTGTCGTACAGCCGTGGGTTCTCTCACGGCTTCCTGGCGGGCTCCGACCACCAGACGCTGGTGGAAGGTCGCTTCCCGAAGCACCGCGGGCTGTACCTGGGCCGGGTGCATGCGGTGGCTGGCAAGGACGTGCTCGTGGTGCCGGACGACCGGCCGTGGACGGGCGCGCTGGGTCTTGGCGACGAGCGCCCGGAGGCCCCGGCGGGCAACGTGTCCGCGCCGCTCACGGGCGAGCCCGACCCCGCGGACGTGGATCCGCGACCGGGCATGGGCGTGGTGTTCGACGCGGGAGCGCCGGAGGACAAGCACGAGCCGGGCGGCCCCATCTTCCGAGTGGAGCGCGAGGGCGACGCGTGGGTGCTGGGCTTTGGCCATCCGGGTCCGGACCTGGGCCGCGTGGCGCCGGGGCAGCGCGTGTGGCTGAACAGCGATCCGGCGCTCGCGCGGCGCACGGGAGACCTGCTCGCGGAGGGTGAGCCCGAGGGCCGCATCCCGCTGTCACTGGTGGTGTCCGGCGCGGAGGGCTCACCGCTGCGCGTGCGGATGAGCACCGGGCGGTTCACGCGTGAGGCCGTGGGTACGACGGTGCTTGCGCCGTCTCGGGGCGCGGGCGTGGACGCGGCGCTGCTCAAGGACAAGCTGGCCGCGCTGGGCGGGACGTCGTTCCACCTAGCGGAGCTGGATGCGTCTGGATTGGCGCCGGGGCTGCACCTGCCGGTGTCGGAGCTGAAGGCGCTGCGGCGGCAACTGGTGGCGGAGCTGACGGCGGACGTGGAGCGCGGCCCCGTGCGGACGGTGAGCACGGAGCCGGTGGAGGCCAGCGTGCGTCAGGCATTGCTGGCGAAGGTGGCTTTGCGGCCTTCGGAAGAGGCTCCCCGGTTGCTGCCGCTGTGCCGCGACGACGCGCAACTGGAGGCGGTCATCGCCGCGGGCCTGCGCGAGGTGGAGCTGGATTGGATGGAGATGGTGGGGCTCCAGAAGGCAGTGGAGCGGGCGCGCGCGGCGGGGCTGCGCGTCACCATCGCCACGGTGCGCGTGCAGAAGCCCGGCGAGGAGGGCTACGACACGCGCCTGGACCGGCTGCGCCCGGACGCGGTGCTGGTGCGCCACTGGGGCGCGATGATGCACTTCCTGGAGCAGCCGGCGGGGGCGTCGCGGCCGGTGCTGCACGGGGACTTCTCGCTGAACGTCACGAATTCGCTGACGGCGGCGCACCTGTTGAGCCTGGGGCTGGACACGCTGACGGTGTCGCACGACCTGGATTCGGAGCAGCTCTTCGCGCTGCTGGAGCAGGCACCGGCGCACCGGTTCGCGGTGGCGCTGCATCACCACATCGCGACGTTCCACACGGAGCACTGCGTGTATTCACACACGCTGTCCAACGGGCGCGATTACAAGACCTGTGGACGGCCGTGTGAGAAGCACGCCATCGCGCTGAAGGACCGGCTGGGATTGGAGCATCCGGTCATCGTGGACGTGGGGTGCCGCAACACGGTGTTCAACGCGCAGGCACAGAGCGCGGCGTCACTGGTGCCCCGGCTGCTGGAGCGCGGCGTGCGACGCTTCCGCGTGGAGTTCGTGCGCGAGACGCGCGAGGAGGCCACGCGAGTGCTGGGCGCGTATCAGGAGCTGCTCGCGGGCCGACTGTCGCCAGCGGAGGCGGTGAAGCGCGCCGCGGTGCACGAGCAGTTCGGCGTCACGCGAGGCACGATGCAGGTGCTCAAGCACCCGGCGTCGAACGCCCGCTGAAACACGGTGTGAGCAGGGCTCCTGCTTCGAGCCCTGCCCCTTTTGTTCGTTCAGGCGATGTGGAGCACGTCCCCGTGGGACGAAGCACTCCGCAGCCACTTCATGCGCACGAGGACGAACAGCAGCGTCATCGCGGCGAACCACTTCCAGTGGGTGGGGTCGATGCCATCCCCTTCCCGCGCGACAGGCTCCACCAGCATGGCCTCGCTGATGAGGATCGCCATGCCGAGCAGCAGCGGTCCGATGAAGGCCACCGCCACGCAGCCCCAGGTCAGAAGGTCACGGAAGGCCGAGACGGAGCTCCGGGACGACGGTGCCATCAGGCCCAGGACGTCATGGCCGTCGCGGGCTCCGCGCCGCAACCATCGCAGCAGCAGGAACACCACCACCGGCGAGAGCCAGAGTGCGTAGAAGAACCCTACCGTCGGCGGCGGTGGACCACAGACATCCGCGAGCGTGAACTGCATGGGGCACCCTCCTGTCGCTGAAGCGGAACAGAACCAGGAGGCGGGTTCAAGCCGACCACGGTCCGCAGACCCTCTACCGCGTTCAGGCTGCGGCCGCCGACGGGGGCTCGGCCTTGGTGGTCACGAGGTTCACCGGCTCACCGTCCTCGCCCAGCACCACCGGGGCGATGCCCAGCTTGCGCTCCACCAGCGCGTGCCCCAGGTAGACGAGCGGCGTCAGGCCAATGGCCACCAGCAGCTTCACCGCGTACGAGGTGAAGATGATCCGGAAGATGACCTCCCGCGGCAGCACGCCCGTCCAGGCGATGAACTGCACCACCACCGTGTCGATGAGCTGCGACACCACCGTGGAGCCCGTGGCCCGCAGCCACAGCATCCGGTTGTTCGTCACCCGCTTGAGCAGGTTGAACACCGAGATGTCCAGGAACTGCGCCACCAGGTACGCCACCATCGACGCCGCCAGGATGCGCTGCGAACCGCCGAAGACGTTGTTGAACGACGCCGCCACCGTCCCGCTGTAGTCCTTGGCCTCCGTCATTGGCGCCCACGGAATCTGGCCCGCCAGCGCGACAATCACGAACGTGAAGATGGCCATGACAAAGCCCACCCACGTCACGAACCGCGCGACCTTCTTGCCGTAGAACTCGTTGAGGATGTCCGTCAGCAGGAACGTCACCGGGAACGGCAACATCCCCACCGACATCACCGCCACCACCGGGCCCAGGTGCACTTCGAACAGCTTCACCCCGATGATGTCGCCCACCACCAGCGAGGTGATGAACAGCCCCGCGAGCACCACGAAAAGCTGAATCCGCCGGTCCAGGATCATCCGTTGCGTCCTTCAAGAACGAGGCGCCTCTACAGCTAGCATACCCTCCCGCCCCCGTCGCTTGGACGCCCGGGGCCTACTCGGGCAGGTAGTACAGCGTGCCCGCCCCTACCGGCGCGGCCTCTCCGGAAGCGCCCCCTTCGGAGAGCACCAGGCGCGGCCGGTACACTCCCAGCACTGTCTGCTCGGTCGCCGTCGGGTTGTCGTAGCCGTGCCCGAAGACCTCCGGTCCGCTGAACGCCATCCCCCGCCCCACTGGCTGCCCTTGCAGCACCAGCCCCGCGCCCAGCACCAGCTCCATTCCTTCCGTGTGGCCGTCCGCGCGCGGCGGGATGCTGCCTCCCGGATCCACCCGCAGCCGGTACACGCCGTAGGTCGCTCCTTCGTGGATGACGTCCACGTGACCGAAGGGCTTCGCCTCCGTCCGGTACACCATCTCCTCCGCGGTGCGGTG from Corallococcus exiguus harbors:
- the grxC gene encoding glutaredoxin 3 encodes the protein MLEVVVYMKRTCPYSRQAMDLLNEKGCEFQKVDVAADEERHKEMLRRCGRQTVPQIFIAGRHVGGCDDLYDLEARGELDALLGQKAQDSTSP
- a CDS encoding U32 family peptidase, translated to MSPRRPEILAPAGDLESLRAALASGADAVYFGLDEGFNARARAENFSLERLAETVGLIHRAGARAYVTLNTLVFEPELPVVEHLLRGVAKAGVDALIVQDPAVALLARAICPQLELHASTQMTLSSAEGARFATGLGFTRMVVPRELSVAEIRRLASQTDIELEVFIHGALCMSWSGQCLTSEAWGGRSANRGQCAQSCRLPYDLVVDGETRDLGEVKYLLSPKDLAGVRAVPELADIGVHSLKIEGRLKGPAYVSSTVQGYRRWLDGVMVGKPDSARLAKDLAEMSLSYSRGFSHGFLAGSDHQTLVEGRFPKHRGLYLGRVHAVAGKDVLVVPDDRPWTGALGLGDERPEAPAGNVSAPLTGEPDPADVDPRPGMGVVFDAGAPEDKHEPGGPIFRVEREGDAWVLGFGHPGPDLGRVAPGQRVWLNSDPALARRTGDLLAEGEPEGRIPLSLVVSGAEGSPLRVRMSTGRFTREAVGTTVLAPSRGAGVDAALLKDKLAALGGTSFHLAELDASGLAPGLHLPVSELKALRRQLVAELTADVERGPVRTVSTEPVEASVRQALLAKVALRPSEEAPRLLPLCRDDAQLEAVIAAGLREVELDWMEMVGLQKAVERARAAGLRVTIATVRVQKPGEEGYDTRLDRLRPDAVLVRHWGAMMHFLEQPAGASRPVLHGDFSLNVTNSLTAAHLLSLGLDTLTVSHDLDSEQLFALLEQAPAHRFAVALHHHIATFHTEHCVYSHTLSNGRDYKTCGRPCEKHAIALKDRLGLEHPVIVDVGCRNTVFNAQAQSAASLVPRLLERGVRRFRVEFVRETREEATRVLGAYQELLAGRLSPAEAVKRAAVHEQFGVTRGTMQVLKHPASNAR
- a CDS encoding queuosine precursor transporter, with the translated sequence MILDRRIQLFVVLAGLFITSLVVGDIIGVKLFEVHLGPVVAVMSVGMLPFPVTFLLTDILNEFYGKKVARFVTWVGFVMAIFTFVIVALAGQIPWAPMTEAKDYSGTVAASFNNVFGGSQRILAASMVAYLVAQFLDISVFNLLKRVTNNRMLWLRATGSTVVSQLIDTVVVQFIAWTGVLPREVIFRIIFTSYAVKLLVAIGLTPLVYLGHALVERKLGIAPVVLGEDGEPVNLVTTKAEPPSAAAA